Proteins from a genomic interval of Gordonia sp. SL306:
- a CDS encoding HNH endonuclease codes for MFSCTDPDAADAAIASASSTAVGAAAREHLRASRQHEARALLSAFRLGQSVYDDMLVSLSTTQQMTVRGAADKAAVGEISLQLGFSRTKAGTWFNLGDALQRLPKIRIAYLAGDFSTHRMSRMVYAVQAAPEGVVIDPVPESPADHSDTPDTATPDADLEPTWDFEDVALELGARPTTDTVLRDQLAEAVISLDPEGAAQAREGFGEAWQNLTVKADSSGHMNVDACVPAEDGVHLSQRIAALIAARLCRRDRRRLGQQRVMAFAEITGVPGKTLTCRCGRDDCPNTPTPDPDLPDPVDPSGYGTEGVSTDADVPEAESGSEPPPNPPTWTLVSDPTGIAVPRLRGYGAIDPALAATLAESSTLIAVPEEAHSRPSGLIVVGDRGPAPPVDPTGHGGHQHPPPGPCLTHPRHGYEVRSCCGI; via the coding sequence GTGTTCTCGTGCACTGATCCCGATGCCGCCGATGCGGCGATCGCGTCGGCATCCTCGACCGCCGTCGGCGCTGCCGCACGCGAACATCTGCGTGCGAGCCGCCAACACGAAGCCCGCGCACTACTGAGCGCCTTTCGGCTCGGCCAATCGGTGTATGACGACATGTTGGTGTCGTTGAGCACCACACAACAGATGACGGTGCGGGGCGCCGCCGACAAAGCCGCCGTCGGCGAGATCTCCCTGCAGCTGGGATTCTCCCGAACCAAAGCCGGCACCTGGTTCAACCTCGGCGACGCCCTGCAACGGCTACCCAAGATCCGGATTGCCTATCTGGCCGGCGACTTCAGCACTCACCGCATGTCGAGGATGGTGTATGCGGTTCAGGCCGCACCGGAGGGAGTGGTCATCGACCCGGTACCCGAGTCGCCGGCCGACCACTCGGATACGCCCGACACCGCCACCCCCGACGCCGATCTCGAGCCCACCTGGGATTTCGAGGATGTGGCGTTGGAGTTGGGGGCGCGACCCACCACGGACACGGTGTTGCGGGATCAGTTGGCCGAGGCGGTGATCAGCCTCGATCCCGAAGGCGCCGCCCAGGCTCGTGAAGGGTTTGGCGAGGCGTGGCAGAACCTGACTGTGAAGGCTGATTCGTCGGGGCACATGAACGTCGATGCGTGTGTACCTGCCGAGGACGGAGTGCACCTCTCACAGCGGATCGCCGCGTTGATCGCCGCCCGCCTGTGCCGCCGCGATCGGCGTCGGCTCGGGCAGCAGCGAGTGATGGCCTTCGCCGAGATCACCGGTGTACCCGGTAAAACCCTGACCTGCCGGTGCGGACGCGACGACTGCCCGAACACCCCCACACCTGACCCGGACCTGCCAGATCCGGTCGATCCGAGCGGGTATGGCACCGAAGGTGTTTCGACGGACGCCGACGTGCCCGAGGCCGAATCAGGCAGCGAACCACCGCCGAACCCGCCCACCTGGACACTCGTGTCCGATCCCACCGGCATCGCCGTACCCCGACTACGCGGCTACGGCGCCATCGACCCCGCACTGGCGGCAACCCTCGCCGAGAGCTCCACGCTGATCGCCGTTCCCGAGGAGGCGCACAGCCGACCGTCGGGGCTGATCGTCGTCGGCGACCGCGGCCCCGCACCACCGGTCGATCCCACCGGGCACGGCGGCCATCAGCATCCACCACCGGGGCCCTGTCTTACGCACCCTCGCCACGGTTACGAAGTCAGATCCTGTTGTGGGATCTGA
- a CDS encoding NAD(P)/FAD-dependent oxidoreductase: MRTSSETGRTHVVIIGAGFGGLHAARRLKKADVQVTVVDRGTSHLFQPLLYQCATGLLSQGAISSPIRHLLRRQRNAKVVLGEAKNVDVAARTVAVERPDGSTMTIPYDHLVVAAGMRTAYHGCDDFAEFAPGMKTLDDALAIRRKIIGAFELAESLPDATQRRPWLTFAVAGGGPTGVELAGQIRELATLALENEFRSIDPGEARVLLLHGGDRVLPSFSPALSRRAQKTLDDLGVETHLGVHVTGVTADQVETTTKSEPHEVTHYEAKTALWTTGVEAVPFARALARALGVEQDRGGRIPVEADLSVQGHPEVWVVGDMSSRDELPGVAEVAMQGGRHVGAVIAHLAGGGTDRAAFRYHDLGSAAYIARRHAVVQAGKLQLSGYLGWLAWGVIHIAFLAGMRNRMGTVMNWSATLLTDSRRERAITYGDPETARQPYR; this comes from the coding sequence GTGCGCACTAGTAGCGAGACCGGCCGAACCCATGTCGTGATCATCGGTGCCGGATTCGGTGGCCTGCATGCCGCTCGGCGCCTCAAGAAGGCCGATGTCCAGGTCACCGTTGTCGACCGCGGCACGAGCCATCTGTTCCAGCCGTTGCTCTACCAATGTGCGACCGGGCTGCTGTCCCAAGGTGCGATCTCGAGTCCAATCCGGCACCTGCTGCGACGTCAACGCAATGCCAAGGTCGTGCTGGGTGAGGCCAAGAACGTCGATGTGGCCGCGCGGACCGTTGCGGTCGAGCGCCCCGACGGATCGACCATGACGATCCCCTACGACCACCTCGTGGTCGCGGCCGGGATGCGTACCGCCTACCACGGGTGCGACGACTTCGCGGAGTTCGCTCCGGGCATGAAGACCCTCGACGATGCGTTGGCCATCCGCCGCAAGATCATCGGCGCATTCGAGCTGGCCGAGTCCCTCCCGGACGCGACCCAGCGGCGTCCGTGGCTCACGTTCGCGGTTGCCGGGGGCGGTCCGACCGGGGTTGAGCTCGCCGGACAGATCCGCGAACTCGCGACACTGGCGCTCGAGAACGAGTTCCGCAGTATCGATCCCGGTGAGGCGCGAGTCCTCCTGCTGCACGGCGGGGACCGGGTGTTGCCGTCGTTCAGTCCTGCCCTGTCGCGACGTGCGCAGAAGACCCTCGACGACCTCGGGGTCGAGACCCACCTCGGGGTCCATGTGACCGGTGTGACCGCCGACCAGGTGGAGACCACCACCAAGTCGGAGCCGCACGAGGTCACCCATTACGAGGCCAAGACCGCCCTGTGGACCACCGGCGTGGAAGCGGTGCCGTTTGCCCGGGCGCTCGCCCGCGCCCTCGGTGTGGAGCAGGACCGCGGCGGGCGGATTCCGGTCGAGGCGGACCTCTCGGTGCAGGGGCATCCGGAGGTGTGGGTGGTCGGCGACATGAGTTCCCGCGACGAGCTGCCCGGTGTGGCCGAGGTGGCGATGCAGGGTGGACGGCACGTCGGGGCGGTGATCGCCCATCTCGCCGGCGGCGGCACCGACCGAGCCGCATTCCGCTATCACGATCTGGGCAGTGCCGCGTACATCGCCCGTCGGCATGCGGTGGTGCAGGCCGGGAAGTTGCAGCTGTCCGGGTACCTGGGCTGGCTGGCATGGGGTGTCATCCACATCGCCTTTCTCGCCGGGATGCGTAACCGCATGGGCACCGTGATGAATTGGAGTGCGACTCTGCTGACCGACTCCCGACGGGAGCGGGCCATCACGTACGGCGATCCGGAGACAGCTCGCCAGCCGTATCGCTGA